Part of the Catalinimonas alkaloidigena genome is shown below.
AGGTTTGTAGTCAAACAGTTCCATTTGAGAAGGCCCCCCACTTTGAAAGAGGTAAATTACTCTTTTGGCTTTGGGAGCAAAATGCAACTTATCAAGCATGCCGCCGCCATCGGAAGCTATGCCTGCCATGCTTTTAGCCGGATTTAGCAGAGAAGCCAAAGCTACGCCTCCTAAACCTAAGGTTGACCTGGTTAAAAAATCCCTTCTTGAAACAATGTCCTGATGACAATAGTCACTCATGTTTTGTTGGTTAAATGTTTGCAGTTTCAGGTTAAAAGTTCGTTTTCTAAACTTCTAGCTTTCAACATGTAACTATTAGCAATTATCTTTTAAAAATGGCTTCGTCGTAGTTTACCAGTGTGTTGGCTACTACGGTAAGCGCTGCCAGCTCCGGGCTTTCCAGCTGTGGATCAGGGGGGTGCTCGCCCACTTGCAAAAGGCTGTCAGCACTGGTAGGGTCACTTTTAAAGGTCGCCAGTTCTTCTTCGTACAATCTTTTCAGTAGATCAAGCTCACGAGCATCGGGCATACGGCTGGTCAATGCCTGAAAGCCATAAGACAGTTTTTCTTCTGTGGCTTCACCCCCTTTTTTGATCATACGTTCGGCCAGCAAACGGGAGGCTTCAACATATTGCGGGTCGTTCAGGAGAACAAGCGCCTGTAGTGGCGTACTGGTTTTTTGCCTTTTGACAACACACAGATACTTTTCAGAAGCATCAAAACTGATCATAGAAGGTGGAGGAGAACTCCTTTTCCAAATCGTATATAATCCGCGCCGGTATAAGTTTTGACCAGAATCCTGCACATATTCGGTCACATTACGGGTAGCCAGCTCTTTCCAAAGTCCTTTGGGCTGGTAGGGCTTTACACTTGGCCCACCAATGCTATCAGCCATTAATCCGCTGACGGCCAATGCATTGTCGCGTATCATTTCAGCAGGCATACGGTAGCTGGGGCCTCTGGCCAGCCATAGATTCGCAGGGTCCTGCTTCATTTTCTCTTCCTCAGCTACAGATGACTGCTGGTAAGCGGCAGACATGACCATCAATTTAAGTAATGCCTTTACGTCCCAGCCCGACTCACGAAATTCTACTGCCAGCCAGTCCAGCAGTTCCGGGTGGGAAGGTAATTCGCCCTGATTACCATAGTCGTCGGAAGTGTTTACCAAACCTCTTCCAAAAAGCATTTGCCAGTAGCGATTTACAACTACCCGCGCTGTAAGGGGATGATCTTCATGGGTAAGCCATTTGGCCAGGCCAAGCCTGTTTTTCGGCAGGTCCTCGGGCATTGGCATGATGAAGTCAGGTAAGCCGGGCGTAACTTCTTCAGTACGCGCATCATAAGCCCCCCTGTCCAGAATATAAGACTTGCGCTTATGCCTGCGCTCTTTCATCACCATAACCTCGGGCTGATCGGTCATGATGCTATTTTCATTTTCTCTCACCTTAGTAAGGGTCGCACGCTGCTTCTGATATTCCTGGTTAAAGTTTTCAAGGTAGTAATCCATCAGATAATCCTGCTGATCGGTAGCCATAAAAGGCTTCAAATTTGTAGATTCATCATACAGATTGCTGACTTCCGGAGCACTTAGCTTGGAGTCAAAAACCATAAACTCATCAACAATAGCACCATCCAGAGATTCTTCAAAGCGCTTTCCGATACGCAGATTTGCAAATCCTCCCCAAGTGTCTCGCTCTTTGCCATAGCGGAGGATACTTTGTTTCAGATCATCAGTAGCGACTGTCAGCGGAAGATCCTGACCGTTGGCATAAACTTTCACTCCACTGGCCTGGCTTGAACCATCATAGGTAAGCACGAGATGATGCCACTCATCAGGAGTTAGTTTATGTCGGGTGTGCACTTCGATTCCATTGGCGGGATAGGTGTGATTAAGGCTGGCAGAGATTGTCCCATCTTCCCTAAGTATAAAATCATAGCCCCGGTTACCATTGAATAAACCTCCTGACCTGGAAAAAATAGGGCCTTCCAGGCTATCTTTTAGTGGTTTGAACCAGATACTGATAGAAAAAGGCTCATGCCGGTCAAAGAAGCCTATTTCTTCTCCCATATCTACATAACTGTCACCCACTAATTTTAAACCTTGACCAAATTTTGCTTCTACAATTTCAGGTTCCTGGTCCTTCTGATTGACCTCCATATAGGCAGGCTCATTCTGATTGGCGAGATTTCGAAACTTATCATTCACCGGTTTATCCAAAGGGTAATGGCCTATTGCTTTGCGGACTTGTATTTCAGGCTTCTCCGGTAAAGCAGCGCGCCACTTCTCAAACTCATGTTTATACGCCTGGTTTTCTGGAGAAACATGCTTTTCCAGTTCAGTAATTTTTTCCTCAATAAAAGCCAGCTGTTTTTTCGCTTCCTCGTTGGTAAGGATGAGGGTAGGGCTTGCTTCTCCCATATAGGGAATTTGGCCGGCTTCATTAATGTTGTTGAAGAAGGCGAACATTTCATAGTAGTCCTTTTGCGTGATGGGATCATACTTATGGTCGTGACAGCGGGCACACTCATAGGTGAGTCCCAGAAAGGCTTTGCCTAAAGTGTTGGTTCGGTCGGCCACGTATTCCACACGGTACTCTTCGTCTACGATACCGCCCTCCTGGCTTTGCAGATGGTTACGATTAAATCCGGTGGCCAGGATCTGTTCATGAGTGGGGTTGGGAAGCAGGTCACCGGCAAGCTGCCAGGTGATAAACTCATCATATGGCAGATTTTTGTTAAATGCCTGGATCACCCAGTCGCGCCAGGGCCACATATTGCGCATGCCATCATCCTGATAACCGTGGCTGTCGGCATAGCGGGCTACATCCAGCCACTCGGAAGCCATGCGCTCTCCGTAATGCTCAGAGTCCAGCAGCCTGTCAACCGTCTGCTCATATGCCAGAGGTGAATTATTGTTAAGAAAGCTTTCCAGCTCTTCTACCGTGGGGGGCAGGCCGGTAAGGTCGAAGCTTAACCTTCTGAGCAGAGTTGACTTCTTAGCTCTTGCAGCAGCTTGCCACTGCTTATTTTCCATTTTGGCCAGTACGAACTGATCTATTTCATTCTTCGGCCAATCTGTATTCTGTACTTCAGGCACTGCTGATTTTTCCGGTTTGATAAACGACCAGTGAGGCTCATATTCAGCCCCTTCTTCTATCCATTGCCTGATAAGTTCAACTTCCTCTGCCGTGATTTTTAGATTTGACTCAGGAGGGGGCATCATGGTTTCCGGATCGGTCGAGCTGATCCTACGGTACATTTCACTGTCTTCAGCATCACCGGCAACGATAGCATAATGTCCGGGTTTTTCAGCTAATGCAGCAAAAGCTCCTTCAGGGGTATCCAGTCTCAGTTCTGCTTCTCTTTTATTAGCATCCGGGCCATGACAGGCAAAGCAGCGGTCAGAGAGTATAGGTTTGATATCATAATTAAAGCTGATCCCATTTTTGTTTTGATGCCCCTTTTCTTTGTCGTATTGGCAGGCAGCGAAACAAAGAGGACATAGGAGAATAGTAATAAATCTCAAAAATGAATACATGCTGAATAATAAAAATTTCGAATTCTAAGCAGAAAAATACTGATTATTATTACCAATTTCTAACGTTTTAACAGGTTAAACGCATTAAAAGTACAAGAATAACATGTAAAGCGTAGCTTTGCCGGATGAATTGGCAAAAGTTTTTTGATAGTGTGCCTGATTTCAGGATAAATCGGCGTAAGAAGCACCAATTGGTGGATATTTTAGTGATAGCCTTATGTGCTATTGTAAGCGGGGCTGACGATTTTGAAGAGATTGAGGCTTATGGGAAACGTAAGGAGTCATTCTTAAAGGGGTTTTTAGATTTACCCAATGGTATTCCATCTCATGACACTTTTAATCGGGTGTTCAAATACATGGACAAAAATGCCTTTGGTGAATGTTTGTATAGTTGGTCTAAAGAATTGTTGAGGTTTATTTACAGTCATATCACCCAAATAAATGTGGATGGTAAAGTGCTCCGAGGTACGGCCAAGGCAGGGTTCAAGAAAAGTGGCATCTGTATTATTAGTGCTTGGGTGGCTGAACAGCATCTGGTTCTAGGACAAGAGAAGGTAGATACTAAAAGTAATGAAAAAATGGCTATTCCCGAACTGTTGAAGTCCTTAGCTCTGGAAGGCTGTTTAGTGAGTAGTGATGCGGCAGGCTGTCAAGTAAAGAATGCCGACCTGATTGTTGAAAAGGGTGGAGATTATTTGATAGCCATCAAAAAAGATCATAAGCATATTTATGAGCAGATCACAGATTGGATGGATAGAAGAAAGATATATTTGCCAGTGGATGAGTGGGTAGATTTTGGCAGTGGCAGGATAGAGCGCAGAAACTGCTATGTTGAATCTAACCTTAAATTACTTGATGACTTGTCAGCATGGAAGCACCTAAAGTCAATCGTAATGATAGAAGCCCACAGAGAAAAAAATGGCAAAACGACCTTAGAGAAACGTTTCTATTTGAGTAGCCTGAAAGCCTCTACTAAAGAGTTTAACCAATTAGTCAGAAATCACTGGAGTATCGAAAACCAGCTTCATTGGAAGTTAGATGTTATCTTCCGAGAGGACAGTAGCAGAACTAAATCGGGGAATGCGGCCGAAAATTTAACTACCGCCCGTAAGCTAGCCTTGCAACTTCTCCATCAGATCAAAGATAAAGAAAGTATTAAGAACAGAAGGAAAATAGCAGGGTGGGATGACCATTACCTAATTCGAATCCTCCAGAGATTAAATCAAAATTAAATGCGTTTAACCTGACGTTTTAACATCAATATTAATTCATTGACAGGATAAGCACCCCTAGGGGAGGAAAGTATGGATATGTATATCTTGGGAAGCTTGCCGGGATCATTCCATGCCTAAGCAAAAAAATATAATGTAAGTAATAGGCAGGTTGGCATTTCAATAATGTTATATTTATATGAAAATTTGTAAATATCTTTTGTGAAATATAATATCAAAGCATGTCAGTTCGTGTCGCCATCAATCACTACACCGCATATAAATATGAGAGACCTATTGAGCTTTCACCACAGGTAATCCGTCTCAGGCCGGCTCCACATTCACGCACCACCGTAAAAGGGTATTCTCTTAATATTAAGCCAGACAATTATTTCATCAACTGGCAGCAGGATCCCTTTGGCAATTATCTGGCAAGAATTGTTTTCCCGGAGAAGATAGATCATTTTATCGTGGATGTAGAAGTGCTGGCCGATATGGTGGTGATCAACCCTTTTGATTTTTTTGTGGAAGAATATGCTGAGAAGTTTCCATTTAGCTATGATGATCTCTTAAAAAAGCAGCTTCTCCAGTATCTGGAGATACAGGAGAAAGGGCCATTGATGACCCAGTGGGTAGAAAAAGCAAAAAAATTACAACAGGAAGAAGATGTAACAGTGATTTACCTGGTGAAGCTTAACCAAATGCTCAATCAGGATATCGGCTACCGCATACGAATGGAGCCGGGTGTACAAACTTGTGAAGAGACACTTAGTACTGCTTCGGGCTCCTGCCGCGACTCAGCCTGGCTGCTGGTACAGATCATGCGTCACCTGGGGATTGCGGCACGCTTTGCTTCGGGCTATCTCGTGCAGCTAAAATCCGATGAAAAAGCATTGGATGGTCCTTCCGGACCTGAAGAGGATTTTACTGACTTGCACGCCTGGACAGAGGTCTACATACCGGGAGCCGGTTGGGTAGGACTGGACCCTACCTCCGGTCTTTTTGCCGGAGAGGGGCATATACCTCTTGCTTGTACGCCTGACCCTCAGAGCGCGGCCCCTATTTCTGGTTCTGCCGAAGTAGTGAAGACTGAGTTTGAGTTTAAGAATACGGTAAAGCGGGTAATTGAGAAACCCAGAGTCACCAAACCCTATACTGATGAGCAGTGGAATAAAATATTAGAAGTTGGTAAAAAAGTAGATGAGCAACTCATGGAAAATGATGTGCGCCTGACCATGGGAGGGGAGCCCACCTTTGTTGCTATTGACAATACTGATGCTCCCGAGTGGAATTCTGCCGCTGATGGTGAGCATAAGCGTTCACTTTCCAACAAGCTGTTCCATAGACTCAAAAAGCACTTCGGTAAAGGGGGAATGATGCAGTACGGGCAGGGAAAATGGTATCCGGGTGAGCCGCTTCCTCGCTGGAAGCTGGCCTGCTACTGGAGAAAAGATGGCGTTCCTATCTGGCGGGATGATAGCCTAAACGCAGACCTATCTAAAGATTACGGATTTGATATCTCTCATGGTGAGGCTTTTACCCATGAACTGTCACAGCAAATCTACATAGACGCTAAACATATCAGACCAGCCTATGAAGATCCTTTTTACTTTATCTGGGAAGAAGGGAATCTGCCACTGGACGTTGATCCTCTGGAACTGGATCTTAAATCACCCCTGGAAAGACAAAAGCTGGCGGAACTGTTATCCAAAGGACTTGATGAGGCAGTCGGTTATGTGCTTCCTTTGCAGTGGGATTTTGAATTGCGCAACTGGCAGAGTTGCCGCTGGAAGTTCCGAAGAAAGCATCTATTTCTAGTCCCCGGCAATTCACCGGCAGGGATGCGTTTGCCCTTGAATTCTATCCAAAACCTGGCAGAGAACGAAGAGGTAAGACCGGAAAGAAGCTTGTTTGAAGAGGTGG
Proteins encoded:
- a CDS encoding DUF1553 domain-containing protein, translating into MRFITILLCPLCFAACQYDKEKGHQNKNGISFNYDIKPILSDRCFACHGPDANKREAELRLDTPEGAFAALAEKPGHYAIVAGDAEDSEMYRRISSTDPETMMPPPESNLKITAEEVELIRQWIEEGAEYEPHWSFIKPEKSAVPEVQNTDWPKNEIDQFVLAKMENKQWQAAARAKKSTLLRRLSFDLTGLPPTVEELESFLNNNSPLAYEQTVDRLLDSEHYGERMASEWLDVARYADSHGYQDDGMRNMWPWRDWVIQAFNKNLPYDEFITWQLAGDLLPNPTHEQILATGFNRNHLQSQEGGIVDEEYRVEYVADRTNTLGKAFLGLTYECARCHDHKYDPITQKDYYEMFAFFNNINEAGQIPYMGEASPTLILTNEEAKKQLAFIEEKITELEKHVSPENQAYKHEFEKWRAALPEKPEIQVRKAIGHYPLDKPVNDKFRNLANQNEPAYMEVNQKDQEPEIVEAKFGQGLKLVGDSYVDMGEEIGFFDRHEPFSISIWFKPLKDSLEGPIFSRSGGLFNGNRGYDFILREDGTISASLNHTYPANGIEVHTRHKLTPDEWHHLVLTYDGSSQASGVKVYANGQDLPLTVATDDLKQSILRYGKERDTWGGFANLRIGKRFEESLDGAIVDEFMVFDSKLSAPEVSNLYDESTNLKPFMATDQQDYLMDYYLENFNQEYQKQRATLTKVRENENSIMTDQPEVMVMKERRHKRKSYILDRGAYDARTEEVTPGLPDFIMPMPEDLPKNRLGLAKWLTHEDHPLTARVVVNRYWQMLFGRGLVNTSDDYGNQGELPSHPELLDWLAVEFRESGWDVKALLKLMVMSAAYQQSSVAEEEKMKQDPANLWLARGPSYRMPAEMIRDNALAVSGLMADSIGGPSVKPYQPKGLWKELATRNVTEYVQDSGQNLYRRGLYTIWKRSSPPPSMISFDASEKYLCVVKRQKTSTPLQALVLLNDPQYVEASRLLAERMIKKGGEATEEKLSYGFQALTSRMPDARELDLLKRLYEEELATFKSDPTSADSLLQVGEHPPDPQLESPELAALTVVANTLVNYDEAIFKR
- a CDS encoding ISAs1 family transposase, with the translated sequence MNWQKFFDSVPDFRINRRKKHQLVDILVIALCAIVSGADDFEEIEAYGKRKESFLKGFLDLPNGIPSHDTFNRVFKYMDKNAFGECLYSWSKELLRFIYSHITQINVDGKVLRGTAKAGFKKSGICIISAWVAEQHLVLGQEKVDTKSNEKMAIPELLKSLALEGCLVSSDAAGCQVKNADLIVEKGGDYLIAIKKDHKHIYEQITDWMDRRKIYLPVDEWVDFGSGRIERRNCYVESNLKLLDDLSAWKHLKSIVMIEAHREKNGKTTLEKRFYLSSLKASTKEFNQLVRNHWSIENQLHWKLDVIFREDSSRTKSGNAAENLTTARKLALQLLHQIKDKESIKNRRKIAGWDDHYLIRILQRLNQN
- a CDS encoding DUF2126 domain-containing protein, with translation MSVRVAINHYTAYKYERPIELSPQVIRLRPAPHSRTTVKGYSLNIKPDNYFINWQQDPFGNYLARIVFPEKIDHFIVDVEVLADMVVINPFDFFVEEYAEKFPFSYDDLLKKQLLQYLEIQEKGPLMTQWVEKAKKLQQEEDVTVIYLVKLNQMLNQDIGYRIRMEPGVQTCEETLSTASGSCRDSAWLLVQIMRHLGIAARFASGYLVQLKSDEKALDGPSGPEEDFTDLHAWTEVYIPGAGWVGLDPTSGLFAGEGHIPLACTPDPQSAAPISGSAEVVKTEFEFKNTVKRVIEKPRVTKPYTDEQWNKILEVGKKVDEQLMENDVRLTMGGEPTFVAIDNTDAPEWNSAADGEHKRSLSNKLFHRLKKHFGKGGMMQYGQGKWYPGEPLPRWKLACYWRKDGVPIWRDDSLNADLSKDYGFDISHGEAFTHELSQQIYIDAKHIRPAYEDPFYFIWEEGNLPLDVDPLELDLKSPLERQKLAELLSKGLDEAVGYVLPLQWDFELRNWQSCRWKFRRKHLFLVPGNSPAGMRLPLNSIQNLAENEEVRPERSLFEEVGDLPGPSADEGEALKYNTSEKVFKTTLVVEVREGKLFVFLPPITHFEHYLDLVYAIENSAKKLNIPVLIEGYDPPSDNRIQKFMITPDPGVIEVNIHPASSWKELLQNYDILYEEARQCRLTTEKFNLDGRHTGTGGGNHVTLGGNTPSDSPLLRRPDVLRSFVTYWQHHPSLSYLFSTQFIGPTSQAPRVDEGRDEMLYELEIAFAQIPSLKESEVPFWLVDRLFRNLLVDITGNTHRAEFCIDKLYSPDSSSGRLGILEFRGFDMPPHYRMSMVQFLLLRGLLAWFWKQPYHHQLVRWGTELHDRFLLPHYCYKDLSDVVSNLNSAGYAFSMDWFEPYFSFRFPFLGELQVDGIHIELRMAIEPWHVLGEEMSSTGTARFVDSSLERLQVKVSGLTESRYHLLCNGNKMPLKSTGVKGEYVAGIRYRAWQPPSALHPTIGIDTPLVIDLYDSWSKKSVAACQYHVSHPGGRSYDTFPVNSYEAESRRISRFFDFGHSINLVEPRVNQPQTTGRFVTRMNILPEYVEQSENINPEYPHTLDLRRNKRVY